A window of Mercenaria mercenaria strain notata chromosome 16, MADL_Memer_1, whole genome shotgun sequence contains these coding sequences:
- the LOC123541541 gene encoding uncharacterized protein LOC123541541 produces MYCVSFSITKLKSDLDVTGAKTTLNIPHIWSIDSAKNYTIKAKGDKQACVIYGCCMLPTGEILLADWNNRRLKKLNDRYQVISVRDLPGFPCDVCYWGNNTAVLAMVNKMQFVDVRGGMSLTRRVKISQDCRGLACHGDQLYVVGGSSVYKYSTSSLPSLLYTDHSGRVSFRHIAVSNYGNYIYITDTTSQIHIIDNEGNHLYTCTDPELHGAWGVCVDGEDHVLTCNRVSKKVLQISSGSFQKLGIIADRTNVSNAEVLCFNRSNATLVTAGVSDEIVVLKLK; encoded by the coding sequence ATGTATTGCGTATCTTTCAGCATCACAAAATTGAAATCGGATTTGGACGTAACGGGTGCAAAGACAACATTGAACATTCCACATATATGGTCTATAGATTCTGCGAAGAATTATACCATCAAGGCCAAGGGAGATAAACAAGCCTGTGTCATCTATGGTTGTTGCATGTTACCTACAGGAGAGATTCTTCTAGCTGACTGGAACAACAGAAGACTGAAGAAACTAAATGACAGGTATCAGGTGATCAGTGTACGTGATCTTCCTGGCTTTCCCTGTGATGTATGTTACTGGGGTAATAATACAGCTGTGTTAGCTATGGTCAATAAGATGCAGTTTGTGGATGTTAGAGGAGGTATGTCACTGACCAGGCGAGTTAAAATATCTCAAGATTGTAGAGGACTTGCTTGCCATGGTGACCAGCTGTATGTTGTAGGTGGTAGCTCTGTTTATAAATACAGTACTAGTAGTTTACCGAGTCTTCTGTACACTGATCACTCTGGTCGTGTATCCTTCCGGCATATTGCAGTAAGTAACTACGGCAATTACATTTACATTACAGACACCACTTCACAAATTCACATTATCGATAATGAAGGGAACCATCTGTATACATGCACTGATCCAGAACTCCATGGAGCCTGGGGTGTATGTGTAGATGGTGAAGATCATGTCTTGACGTGCAACCGTGTGTCAAAGAAAGTGTTGCAGATTAGTTCTGGTAGTTTTCAAAAGCTTGGAATCATAGCAGACAGAACCAATGTATCAAATGCTGAAGTTCTTTGCTTTAACAGAAGTAATGCTACTCTGGTAACTGCAGGTGTTTCAGACGAAATAGTtgtcctcaagctcaaatag
- the LOC123540594 gene encoding tigger transposable element-derived protein 6-like, whose product MPRTYTHKKRGKTMNYDTKQLADALKAHQNGMSIREASKAYNIPKSTLADRASGRYEVNVTHGRPCAIPIEVEKKIVVRVKVAAERGIGISRKQLLLRTNVLCQRIQVHTSYKNFHAGKNWWEGLKRRHGLTLRQPERLGSTRCRMMNRDVVGKYFEALSNIITSSNLNDKPEFIWNCDETSKNFEHNPIKVVSGIGAKNVCGRTSSKSTNITIMACVNAAGKAMPPMFIVKGKTPRSLYSFNTQAAPPGTKWSYQEKGWMTDQIGEQWFDTVFLQNCGTHRPQLLILDGHSSHESLAILQRAIEENIYILVLPPHTTHHLQPLDKSVFGPFNKAYSSACSEFLQDPLNSVNKWNFPALITRAWVSGLTEGNIKSGFAACGIFPLNKNAIHDQAYSPSYPSDKPLDSQTQSPFVEHFSIPQGIGSSSSSVSSMSTEVNHVDTSLQSVNTSNFMDPVVTDQTESIDQVNNQGDSTVDVVMDPVVTDYIKSIDQVKNQGDSTVDVVMDPVAVLDLLSSGDFIVDGEIDFPITDNSLTLPNSPCNISPEINTETTQCQSLVPSANWNQDLDSIFLPPSGGVPNGPVAKKTKGYYIS is encoded by the exons ATGCCTAGAACATATACTCATAAGAAACGAGGCAAGACAATGAACTATGATACAAAACAACTAGCTGATGCCTTGAAAGCGCATCAAAATGGGATGTCCATCAGAGAAGCTTCAAAAGCGTACAATATCCCAAAATCAACACTAGCTGACAGAGCTAGTGGCAGATATGAGGTAAATGTAACTCATGGTCGTCCGTGTGCGATACCAATTGAAGTTGAAAAGAAAATTGTCGTAAGAGTGAAAGTAGCCGCTGAGAGGGGAATTGGAATTTCGCGGAAGCAGTTGCTACTTAGGACAAACGTGTTGTGCCAACGCATTCAG GTGCATACATCCTATAAGAACTTCCACGCAGGTAAAAATTGGTGGGAAGGCCTCAAGAGACGTCATGGGCTTACACTTAGACAGCCAGAGCGCCTCGGTAGTACGCGTTGTCGTATGATGAATCGTGACGTTGTAGGAAAGTATTTTGAGGCATTGTCAAACATCATTACTTCCTCAAACTTGAATGACAAGCCAGAATTCATCTGGAATTGTGACGAGACCAGCAAGAATTTTGAACACAATCCAATTAAAGTTGTTTCTGGTATAGGTGCTAAAAATGTATGTGGTAGAACAAGTAGCAAATCTACTAATATAACCATTATGGCATGTGTTAACGCAGCCGGCAAAGCTATGCCACCCATGTTTATAGTAAAGGGAAAGACCCCAAGGTCATTGTACTCGTTCAATACTCAGGCAGCTCCTCCTGGTACTAAGTGGTCCTACCAGGAGAAGGGCTGGATGACGGACCAAATAGGTGAACAGTGGTTCGACACTGTTTTCCTGCAAAACTGTGGTACCCATCGACCCCAACTCCTGATTCTTGATGGCCATAGTAGCCACGAATCTCTAGCGATACTCCAGAGGGCTATTGAAGAGAATATATATATTCTTGTCCTGCCCCCTCATACCACGCACCATCTTCAACCTTTGGACAAGTCAGTATTTGGTCCTTTTAATAAGGCATACAGTTCAGCTTGCTCCGAATTCTTACAAGATCCATTAAACTCCGTGAATAAATGGAACTTCCCCGCGCTGATCACAAGAGCATGGGTATCAGGTCTGACTGAGGGGAACATAAAATCTGGATTCGCTGCCTGTGGCATATTTCCTTTGAACAAAAATGCCATCCATGATCAAGCTTATTCCCCAAGTTATCCATCTGACAAACCACTTGACAGTCAAACTCAAAGTCCTTTTGTAGAACATTTCTCAATCCCACAAGGCATAGGAAGTAGTTCTTCATCTGTATCTAGTATGAGTACTGAGGTAAACCATGTTGACACATCTCTTCAAAGTGTCAACACTTCAAATTTCATGGACCCAGTTGTTACTGATCAAACTGAGTCTATTGATCAGGTTAACAACCAAGGCGACAGCACTGTAGATGTTGTAATGGACCCAGTTGTTACTGATTATATTAAGTCTATTGATCAGGTCAAAAACCAAGGTGACAGCACTGTAGATGTCGTAATGGACCCAGTTGCTGTTCTGGATCTTCTCTCTAGCGGCGATTTTATAGTTGATGGAGAGATAGATTTTCCAATTACAGATAATTCTTTGACTCTTCCCAACTCTCCATGTAACATAAGTCCTGAAATTAATACCGAAACCACGCAATGCCAGTCTTTAGTACCGTCCGCTAATTGGAATCAAGATCTGGATTCCATATTCCTCCCGCCAAGCGGCGGTGTACCCAATGGCCCTGTGGCAAAAAAAACGAAAGGCTATTACATCTCATAG